The genome window CACTTTATAGAAGATGAAATTTCATCGACGTGCTGACTTATCTTTTTGAGAAGTTTCGGAAAATTCAATTCACCACCTTCAACAGTTTCATCCTTGCAGCGATAGGCATTTACATTCTGTCCCAAAAGAGTAATTTCCTTTACTCCACGCTTAGAAAGATAGTCAATTTCTGCAATAATCTGCTCTGCACTGCGGCTAACTTCCCTGCCACGCACAAAAGGCACGATGCAATATGTACAAAAATTGTCGCAACCGTGCATTATCGGCACAAAAGTGCTGAAAGCTTCCTGTTCATAACTCACATTTGCAAACGAATAAACGCTTTCTTCTTCAATTTCAAAGCCTTTTTGCTGCTCTTCCGCCGCAGTTATGATGTCGCCAAATTTATATTTGCCAAAAGTTCCAACGACAAAATCAATAACAGGATAATCTTTTTTTACGCTGTCCAAAAGCCGTTCTGCCATACATCCCATCAAAACCACATAAAATGGAACAACGCCTTTTTCTTGAACAAATTTTACTGCAGGCTGCATATCTTCAAGATGAGTTTTAGCACCATTTTCTTTATGGCGAATTTTTTTTACACCAGAGTAATATCCTAGACGGCCAAAAATTCTGTTTTCCGCAGAACCACGCACAGAGCAGGTATTTATAATCACCATGTCGGCAATTTCTGGACAAGAGGATTTTTTCCAGCCACGGCTTAGCAAAAGTTGTTCAACGGAGGCGGATTCTGCAATGTTCATCTCGCAGCCGTAGGTTTCAAAAAAATAAGTCATCATTACTCCAAAGTTAAAACTTAGCCCTCGCACTCACAATCATACTCCGCACAAGCATAGGCATCGTGAAAATGAATGCTCTCAAAATTCGTGCATTCAACTCTAAACCATCTAAAATTCATTTTTTTTAGGGCAAGATAAACTTCGCGAACAAGGTCTTCAACAAAACGCGGATTTTCATAAGCATGTTCGGTAACAAATTTTTCGTCTTGCCTTTTTAAAAGCGAATAAAGAGGGGACGAAGCGCAATTTTCAATAACACAAATCAAATCTTCAATCCAAAAAAAGTCAGAATACAAAACTTTTACCTTAACAATTCCACGCTGATTGTGTGCACCGTAATCGCTTATCGCTTTGCTGCAAGGGCACAAAGTCGCAACAGGAACTTCAACACCAACAAAAAATTTACCGATATGATTTTGCTCGATATCGCAAAAAGTTTCACCCTCGTAGGTGCAGTTGTATTCCATCATCCCCTTAGAAAGCGAAACGGGAGCACTTTTTTCAATAAAATACGGAAAACTTATGCGCCCAAAAGCCCGCTGAGCGTCGAGTTTAAAGCGAATATCTTCAAGCATTTCAAGAAAATTGTGCATAGAAATATCTTTGTGATATTTATGAAAAATCTCAATAAAACGACTCATGTGAGTGCCTTTAAAATCGTGCGGAAGATTCACAAAAAGGTTCACAGAAGCGGTTGTGGTTTGAGTTTTTTTATTTTTATCGAGCACCTGCACAGGATAGCGAACATTTTTTACCCCAACTTTTTGGAGCGGAATTTCTCTAGTATCAGGCGTGCTTTGAATAT of Treponema pectinovorum contains these proteins:
- the miaB gene encoding tRNA (N6-isopentenyl adenosine(37)-C2)-methylthiotransferase MiaB; this encodes MTYFFETYGCEMNIAESASVEQLLLSRGWKKSSCPEIADMVIINTCSVRGSAENRIFGRLGYYSGVKKIRHKENGAKTHLEDMQPAVKFVQEKGVVPFYVVLMGCMAERLLDSVKKDYPVIDFVVGTFGKYKFGDIITAAEEQQKGFEIEEESVYSFANVSYEQEAFSTFVPIMHGCDNFCTYCIVPFVRGREVSRSAEQIIAEIDYLSKRGVKEITLLGQNVNAYRCKDETVEGGELNFPKLLKKISQHVDEISSSIKWIRFESSNPKDFDDELIEVIKNDSHICHGFHIAAQHGNNEVLRRMNRKNTREDFLELVKKLRVAVPDVEIVTDLMVGFPGETQEQFEDMLSLMNEVKFESAFMYYYNPREGTPAAKFSEQIELSVKKQRLQQVIDLQLSHTAEVMKARLGKTVEVLVDIVSRDSDFELLGKTEQNERVAFKADKKLIGTFVKVHLDELSGNTFRGTLVSILENKRKT
- the folE2 gene encoding GTP cyclohydrolase FolE2 yields the protein MIDIQSTPDTREIPLQKVGVKNVRYPVQVLDKNKKTQTTTASVNLFVNLPHDFKGTHMSRFIEIFHKYHKDISMHNFLEMLEDIRFKLDAQRAFGRISFPYFIEKSAPVSLSKGMMEYNCTYEGETFCDIEQNHIGKFFVGVEVPVATLCPCSKAISDYGAHNQRGIVKVKVLYSDFFWIEDLICVIENCASSPLYSLLKRQDEKFVTEHAYENPRFVEDLVREVYLALKKMNFRWFRVECTNFESIHFHDAYACAEYDCECEG